The Sandaracinus amylolyticus genomic interval CGGTGCCCCCGTTCCGTCCATGCGCGGATGCTAGCCGCCGCGGGATCGCCGCGGCAACCGAGGGTCACTGGATGGGTGCGGCGCCGCACGAAGCGCGCACGCGAGCCGCGTGCATCGAGCGCGGGTGCGCGGCGAGGAAGCGGTCGGCCTCGGTGCGCGCGGCCGCGGTGAGGCCCGCTTCGCAGAGCGCGAGGACGCGGGTCGCAGCGCGCTCTTCGCGCAGCGCGCCCTGCGGGAACCGCGCGGCGTGATCGTCGAGGAGCGCGAGCGCGCGCGTCGCGTCGTGCGCGCGGAGGGCGCGGTGGGCTTCGCGGAGGAGCGCGGTCTCGGCGAGCAGGGCATCGCGGGCGGGCCCGGTGGCGCGCGGCTGCACGCGATCGGGGGACGCGGCGCGCACCGGCGCCGCTCGCTCCGGTGCGGGCGGCTCCGGCGCGGGCTCCTCGGTCGCCGGCTGCTCGGGCGCGTCGATCGGCGCGAGGTGGACTTCGGGCAGCGGATCGACGGGCGCGTCAGGCGCGACCTCGCGGCGGGGCGACGGCGCGTCGCGCGACGCGATCACCGCGATCGCGGCGCCGCCGACCACCGTCGTCGCGAGCGCGGCGGCGGCCACGATCTTCCACGCGCTCCATGCGGCGACCGCCTTCGCGGCGGTCGCGCTCGCCGCCGCTCCCGACACCGCCGTGCCGGCGACCGCACCGCCGGCGATCGTCGCCGCGACCGCACGGCGCAGGCGCGCGCGCTCCTCCGCGCTCGGACCGAGGCCCTCGCGCGCTGCATCGATCAGCGAACGATCGATCTCGCGCTCGCTCACGGCTGCCTCCATTCGTCCTTCGCGCGGAGGCGCGCGAGGTGTCGGTCGTACTCGCGGCGCGCGAGGCGCAGGCGCGAGTAGACGGTGTTCACGTTCACCTCGAGCGCGGACGCGATCTCGGGAACGGGCATCTGCTCGATCTCGGCGAGCACGAAGACGGTGCGCTGGTCCTCGCCCATCGCGGCGAGGATCTCGCCGAGCAGGCGGACCGCCTCGGCGCGCGCGACCTCTTCGTGAGGGCCCGCGCTCGTGACGTCGACGACGTCGTCGGGGAGCGCAGCGTGATCGTGCTTGCGGCGGAAGCGACGACGATGCTCCTGGATGACGCGCACGAGGATGCGCGCGAGCCAGGTGCGAATCGCGGCGCGGCCTTCGAACTCGGGCAGGCGTCGGTGCACGACGACGAACACGTCCTGGAGCACGTCGTCGATCGCGGTGGCGGGCACGCCGAGGGCGCGCGCGCTGCGCCAGAGGAAGTCGACGTGCGCGTCGTAGACCTCGTCGAACGAGGGCACGTCCGCCGGCGTGGTCGCGGGCTCCGCGACGTCGACCGGATGCGCGCTCGTGGCGGACACGAAGGCCATGCTCGCACGGACAATGTCCGCGGCGCGGCGCGCCCGTCACACGATCTTCAGGGGAGGCGGATCAGCGCGCCGAGCCCGAGGACCGCGCCGACGTCGGACGCGCGGTGGACGCGCCGTGGCGCTCCGTCGAGCTCGAGATCGAAGGTCGGCGCGACGAACGGGATCTGGAGCTCGGCGAGCACGGTGATCGCGAGCGGTCCGACGACCCACACGCGCGCTTCGCCGCCGACGGCGAGCGCGGCCCAGGGCGCAGCGCCCGAGAGCACGATCGGCACGGCCTCGCCGCGGCCCCACATCGCGCCGGCTTCGACGGCGAGGCAGGGCGCGAGCTCGAGCAGCGGAGGTGCGGCCTCGAGCGCGAGGCACGTGCGGAGGCGCGCGGCGGCGAGCCCGAAGCTGCCGCCGCGCGGGTCGTCCTCGGCGAGCCGCGCGCGTTGCTCGGCGAGGAACGAGCCCGACGCCCAGAGCTCGAGCGCGCCTCCCGAGAAGAGACCGAGACGCACGCCGAGCGAGACCATCGCGCCCGGCGACACCGACGGAACCGGACCGATGCCGAGGATCGCGTGCGCGCTGGCGACGAAGCGCACATCGAGCGGCGTCGACGGCGTCGTGGGCGGGGGTGCGGCCTCGGGCTCGGGCGCGGGCTCGGCGACGTGGGGCCGCGGCGACGACAGCGCGTCGGCAGTGTCGGACGGCTCGCCGTTCGCACGCTCGGTCGCGGGCTGGGTCTCGGGCGCGGGGTCGGTCTCGGGCTCGGTCTCGGGCTCGGGCTCGGCCTCGCTCTCGTTCGCCGCGACGGCCTCGGGATCGATCGCCATCGCGATCACCAGCGCCGCGGCCTGCGCGAGCCCTTCGCACGACGTGCCTCCGATCGTGCGCGCGCCTTCGCCCTCGGGCGTGCTCGTCTCGATCTCGAGCTCCAGCTGCGTGCCGCGCCGCACGATCCTCGCGCGCACGCGGATCGTCGCATCGCGCCGTGCGTGCGCGCCGAGCAGGCGATCGACCTCGCTCGCGACCGCGTCGCGAGCGGGACAGCCCACGGGCGCGCTCCACGTGAGCACGTCCGCGCTCGTTCGCTGCGCGTGCGCGCACGGCGCCGTCGCGCCGCCGAGCACGATCGCGAGCACGAACGTCGACCCCCACCAGTGCGCTCGCATCCCCCCCTGCGCCGCGAGCCGGTATGCCCTCGTCGTTCGCCCGGCGCAACGACGTGCACTTCGTGTGACGGGCGCGGCGGCTCGCGGTCATTGGCCCCTCAGAGCAGCTTGGGAGGACGAATGACGCGTATGACGAATCGGTGGGCGACGTGGCGCCCCGCGCTCCTGCTCCTGGCGCCCGCGCTCATGGGCGCGCGCGGTTGCGGCGATCCGGTGCCGATCGGAGGGACCTGCGATCCCGCGGATTGCGGCTCTGCATCGGGTGCGCCCGCGATCATGTGCTCGGATGGCTCGCTCGGCGGCAACACCGGGCGCTGCATCGCCGCGGCGGACGGATCGCAGTGCACGTGGGAGTTCCGCGACTGCCCCGATCCCGATCCCGCCGAGTGCACGCCGACCGCCGACGGATCGACGCGGCTGACCATCGAGCAGTGCGAATCGTGCGGCGGGTTCGTCGTCGGCGATCCCGGTGACGGGCGCACGCACCGCGCGGACTTCCGGTGCCCCGACGGCACGCCCTCGATGGGCTCGGTGAGCTTCGGCATCGAAGGCGGCGCGTGCTGCCGACAGCCCGACGACACGTGCGCGAGCAGCGAGTGCGGTGCCGCGCCGGACGTCGCGACGTGGATCTGCGAGGACGGACGCGTCGGTGGCTTCACCGGTCGCTGTCTGCGCGACGCCGCCGGCGCGTGCGGCTGGGAGATCGTCGACTGCCCGCGCGGCGACGCGTGCGAGCCCGCGGAGTGCGGTCCTGCGCCCGGTGCGCCCGCGATCACGTGCCCCGACGGATCGATCGGCGGCAACACCGGCCGCTGCCTGCGCGCGGCGGACGGCACGTGCGGCTGGGAGCACCGCGAGTGCCCGAGCACGGTCGCGTGCGGCGGCCTCACGCCCGAGCCCGTCGACTGCGGCGAAGGTCGCTATTGCGCGTGGACGCTCGAGAACATGTGCGGCGCGTTCGACGCGCAGGGCGTGTGCCGCGATCGTCCGGACGCGAGCTCGTGCGCGGCGATCGACGCGGCGCCGGTGTGCGGCTGCGACGGCACGACGTACCAGAACGACTGCTACGCCGCGGCCGCCGGACAGAGCGCGTTCAGCAGCGGTCCGTGCGGCGGGTACGTCGAGTGCGATCCGAGCCTCGTCGCGTGCGACGCGCTCCCCGGTCCGTGCCCCGAGGGCCAGGTGCGCAGCGTGAGCGGCGTGTGCTGGGGCGAGTGCGTCGAGGCGGATCGTTGCCGCCCGTCCGACTGTCGTCGCGCGGGATGCGAGTCGGGGTACTCGTGCGAGGCGTGCCTCGCGCCCGAGGGCGCGGTGTACACGTGCATCCCCGAGGGAGCGGCCTGCTGACGCTACGGAATCCGTAGCGCTACGGAATTGATAGCGGGCCCGCGATCGACGTCGATCGCGGGCCCGTTCGTTTCATCCGTCGCGTCGCGTGCGCAGGTACTCGAGCAGTCGCGTCGCGGTCTGTCGGACCTGCTCGTCCTCGTCTGCCGTCGCGCGCTCGACGAGCTCGACGAGCTCCGGCCAGCCCGCCATCGCGATCGCGTTCAGCGTCGCGCGCTGCAGCAGCGGATCCGGCGTGTGGCGGACGTATCCGTCGAACACGTCGAACGCGTCGGGATCGAACCGGCGGAAGCCCGCGGCGAGCCGGAAGATCGCCTTCACG includes:
- a CDS encoding RNA polymerase sigma factor, which gives rise to MSATSAHPVDVAEPATTPADVPSFDEVYDAHVDFLWRSARALGVPATAIDDVLQDVFVVVHRRLPEFEGRAAIRTWLARILVRVIQEHRRRFRRKHDHAALPDDVVDVTSAGPHEEVARAEAVRLLGEILAAMGEDQRTVFVLAEIEQMPVPEIASALEVNVNTVYSRLRLARREYDRHLARLRAKDEWRQP